The following are from one region of the Bacillus methanolicus MGA3 genome:
- a CDS encoding DUF488 domain-containing protein, producing MVNDRKMANVRIKRIYSPVENEDGCRIFVDRLWPRGISKTEARWDLWFREVAPSPELRKWFGHKPERFADFRQRYARELAEDPVRRDKIEQLRELAQQGTITLLYAAKDERHNHAAVLRDVVLQGFQPEEE from the coding sequence ATGGTAAACGATCGAAAGATGGCGAACGTGCGCATCAAACGCATTTACTCGCCGGTAGAAAATGAAGATGGGTGCCGCATTTTTGTGGATCGCTTGTGGCCGAGAGGCATCTCAAAAACGGAAGCGCGATGGGATCTTTGGTTCCGAGAGGTCGCACCCAGTCCTGAACTTCGCAAATGGTTCGGCCACAAGCCTGAACGGTTCGCGGACTTCCGCCAACGATATGCTAGGGAACTCGCGGAAGACCCGGTACGCCGCGACAAGATAGAACAATTGCGGGAATTGGCCCAGCAAGGAACGATCACACTTCTATATGCTGCAAAGGATGAAAGGCATAATCACGCGGCCGTTTTACGGGACGTCGTATTGCAAGGTTTTCAGCCTGAGGAGGAATAA
- a CDS encoding SpoIID/LytB domain-containing protein, translating into MIKLQRGMLWALVMVLTLAFLPGVPVKAAEEPVIRVKLKNYLGNKSQITIIPDVTYTTNLANKKLEANQTYTLKVSGSNIVVLKGSNEVGKASQVEAKPMKGNGPLSINGRKYLGSFTFTIESGKYVRPINAIGLEEYLKGVVPSEMPALWHIEALKAQAVAARTYAMGYIGKIVDDTQSYQVYGGYAWHEKSTKAVEATEGQVITYGGTPIGAGAVFSSSNGGKTESNTNAWGTAALPYLTIKDDPFDPQSEWSFSIKKKQIDIAKLDLTNADEWWAAIKEAEQSKVLTNMKAWLRANGYANKDIKITAVPALSLHSKTSGGRVSKGSIAIEFLIREQGKALARRLELVNVPASKIRAIVGPSLMKSYFVDTVDTAANTIKVSGKGYGHGVGLSQYGAKNAAEAGKTYKDILTFYYEKTSVATLYKSAPEQPEPVEPAPVPTPAPAKDMRAPVIKDVKTSYDSKTKQVKLSFVINEKAKVTVYVKDQNGKILTYLVNGSQKQAGLHSTVWSVSNIKNEKYTFAIIAVDSSNNRSSTAVPFTLTKSVPKDTTAPVIKNTKTSFDSKTNKIFLRYEINEAAKVAVYVKDSKGKILTYLAKNAQKQAGVQWASLNASKISSGKYTFVITVTDASNNKRSAEASYTLTKPNR; encoded by the coding sequence GTGATAAAACTGCAGAGAGGAATGTTGTGGGCTCTAGTGATGGTTCTTACCCTGGCATTTTTGCCGGGTGTACCTGTAAAGGCGGCAGAAGAGCCGGTTATTCGGGTAAAACTAAAAAACTATCTTGGCAATAAATCCCAGATTACGATTATACCCGATGTTACCTACACAACGAATCTAGCAAACAAAAAACTGGAAGCCAATCAGACGTATACTCTGAAAGTCAGCGGCAGCAATATTGTTGTACTAAAAGGTTCGAACGAAGTTGGCAAAGCCTCACAGGTTGAAGCCAAACCAATGAAGGGGAACGGTCCTCTTTCGATTAATGGCCGAAAATATTTAGGTAGTTTCACTTTTACGATCGAAAGCGGGAAGTACGTTCGGCCCATTAACGCGATCGGACTTGAAGAATACTTAAAAGGGGTCGTGCCTTCCGAAATGCCGGCTTTATGGCATATAGAAGCGCTAAAGGCACAGGCAGTTGCGGCACGGACATATGCAATGGGATACATAGGCAAAATCGTTGACGATACGCAAAGCTACCAGGTATACGGCGGTTACGCATGGCACGAAAAATCAACGAAAGCAGTTGAAGCGACCGAGGGCCAAGTGATCACTTATGGAGGAACACCGATCGGTGCCGGTGCTGTCTTCTCGTCAAGCAATGGAGGAAAGACTGAGTCAAACACGAATGCATGGGGAACTGCAGCCCTGCCATATTTGACGATCAAAGACGATCCGTTTGATCCGCAATCCGAGTGGAGCTTCAGCATTAAAAAGAAACAAATTGACATTGCTAAGTTGGATCTTACAAACGCAGACGAATGGTGGGCTGCTATAAAAGAAGCCGAACAATCAAAGGTTCTGACCAATATGAAAGCCTGGCTGCGAGCGAATGGGTATGCAAACAAAGATATTAAAATTACAGCTGTTCCTGCTTTATCCCTTCATAGTAAAACCTCTGGAGGAAGGGTGAGCAAAGGAAGCATTGCGATCGAATTTTTAATCAGGGAACAAGGAAAAGCGTTGGCACGACGTCTTGAATTGGTCAACGTACCTGCTTCGAAAATCAGGGCGATCGTTGGTCCTAGTTTAATGAAAAGCTATTTCGTAGACACTGTTGATACTGCGGCTAATACGATTAAAGTATCCGGAAAGGGATACGGACATGGTGTTGGACTAAGCCAGTATGGAGCCAAAAATGCAGCTGAAGCTGGTAAAACCTATAAAGACATTCTTACTTTCTATTACGAAAAAACGAGCGTGGCAACACTGTACAAATCAGCACCTGAGCAACCTGAACCAGTCGAGCCGGCACCAGTGCCAACACCGGCACCTGCGAAAGATATGAGGGCACCAGTTATTAAAGATGTAAAGACATCTTACGATTCAAAAACCAAGCAGGTAAAACTTAGCTTTGTTATTAATGAAAAAGCGAAAGTGACTGTGTATGTCAAAGATCAAAACGGCAAGATTTTAACTTACCTTGTCAATGGTTCTCAAAAGCAGGCAGGTCTGCATTCGACGGTATGGAGTGTATCCAACATAAAAAATGAGAAATACACATTTGCTATCATCGCGGTGGATAGCAGCAACAACCGCAGTTCAACAGCCGTTCCATTTACATTAACAAAGTCTGTTCCAAAGGATACAACGGCACCTGTTATTAAAAATACAAAAACCTCTTTTGACTCAAAGACAAACAAAATATTCCTTCGATATGAGATTAATGAGGCCGCTAAGGTGGCTGTCTATGTAAAAGATTCGAAAGGAAAAATCCTGACCTACCTTGCCAAAAACGCCCAAAAACAAGCCGGGGTCCAATGGGCATCCTTGAATGCTTCTAAAATAAGCAGCGGAAAATATACATTTGTTATTACAGTAACGGATGCAAGCAATAACAAACGTTCAGCTGAGGCTTCTTATACTCTAACAAAACCAAACAGGTAA
- a CDS encoding MFS transporter gives MNNTWKIYMLTLISFLVGTSQFVIVGILDKVADSVGVSVSVAGQLITVFALANAIGTPVFMMATSKMDRRNQLLLALVIILLGIVSTLALPGFDFLMVSRIVLGVGTGIFVVTAYATAANLALPGRQAGAMSNISLGFSSSLVLGVPIGRVVAAAFDWKVIFWGIGFFTLLGIFAIAKTIPYTKDEEPIPLGKQLALLKNPKVAFALGVTLFVFIAYSVVNTYITPFLTSAISISGRGVSVILFALGIASLFGSKLGGFLADRLGTAQTLIGSMLVQALSLALVSALSGSVVVVISLLMLWTIAAWAFGPTQNFNLLSVAPEASGIILSLNSTFVQLGFAAGAGIGGIAVDSLSILVICWIGAAAVMVALFVAVASLGLTRTYIKIK, from the coding sequence ATGAATAACACTTGGAAAATCTACATGCTAACCCTTATCAGCTTCTTGGTTGGTACGTCACAATTCGTTATCGTTGGCATTCTGGACAAAGTAGCTGATTCTGTAGGTGTCTCGGTATCGGTGGCTGGACAGCTTATCACAGTATTCGCACTCGCCAACGCAATTGGTACACCAGTTTTCATGATGGCTACTTCGAAAATGGATAGGCGTAATCAATTACTACTGGCTCTTGTCATCATATTGCTCGGAATTGTTTCAACTCTTGCGCTACCGGGATTTGACTTCCTGATGGTTTCGCGCATTGTACTCGGAGTAGGAACAGGCATTTTCGTCGTCACTGCCTATGCTACTGCTGCGAATCTGGCGCTTCCTGGACGACAGGCTGGAGCGATGTCCAACATCTCATTGGGCTTCAGTTCCTCCCTTGTTCTCGGTGTTCCCATCGGACGCGTCGTCGCTGCAGCATTCGATTGGAAGGTGATCTTCTGGGGCATTGGATTTTTTACTCTGTTAGGAATTTTCGCCATTGCAAAAACGATTCCATACACAAAAGACGAAGAGCCCATTCCTCTAGGCAAGCAACTCGCCCTGTTAAAGAATCCAAAGGTCGCATTCGCCCTTGGCGTAACATTGTTCGTATTTATCGCCTATTCAGTGGTCAATACGTATATCACCCCCTTCCTGACTTCTGCCATATCAATAAGTGGAAGGGGAGTAAGCGTCATTCTCTTCGCTTTGGGAATAGCAAGTTTGTTCGGGTCCAAACTTGGTGGCTTTCTGGCGGACCGGCTCGGCACTGCCCAGACACTCATTGGAAGCATGTTAGTACAAGCTCTCAGTCTTGCATTGGTGTCCGCCCTCTCAGGTTCAGTAGTTGTCGTCATTTCGTTACTCATGCTTTGGACGATTGCTGCTTGGGCGTTCGGACCAACCCAGAACTTCAACCTACTATCAGTTGCTCCTGAAGCGTCCGGTATAATTCTTAGTCTGAACAGCACATTTGTGCAGCTTGGCTTTGCAGCAGGCGCTGGTATCGGGGGAATCGCCGTGGATAGCTTGTCGATACTGGTGATTTGTTGGATCGGTGCTGCTGCGGTCATGGTCGCACTCTTCGTCGCTGTCGCATCATTAGGGCTTACCCGTACATACATCAAAATAAAATGA
- a CDS encoding SRPBCC family protein, whose amino-acid sequence MKNVTKMKILKPANEVFEAFIDPSKIGNFWFSSSSERWEQGKTVTLRYDEYDAQLDIEVMEVETNKKIVFQWGDGHIVTITLKELDTSSTIIEVTEEGFNENDDDFINQLIGNKEGWVYVLTCLKGYLEYGVNLRAALVK is encoded by the coding sequence ATGAAAAACGTTACGAAAATGAAAATATTAAAGCCAGCTAATGAAGTATTTGAGGCATTTATAGACCCTTCAAAAATCGGAAACTTTTGGTTCTCATCGAGTTCTGAAAGATGGGAACAAGGCAAAACGGTTACATTGAGATATGATGAATACGATGCTCAATTGGATATAGAAGTAATGGAAGTTGAGACAAATAAGAAAATAGTGTTCCAGTGGGGGGATGGACATATTGTTACGATTACACTAAAAGAGTTGGATACTTCGAGTACGATTATTGAAGTTACCGAAGAAGGTTTTAATGAAAATGATGATGATTTCATAAATCAATTGATCGGCAATAAAGAAGGATGGGTTTATGTGTTGACCTGTTTAAAGGGCTATTTGGAATATGGTGTTAATTTGAGAGCAGCATTAGTTAAATAA
- a CDS encoding metal-sulfur cluster assembly factor, giving the protein MMKEKIIEQLRYVIDPELGINVVDLGLIYDININEGNVFILMTLTTPGCPLHDSIVGGVKRALADIEGIKDIDVQITWNPPWTPERMSDEALRQLGHR; this is encoded by the coding sequence ATGATGAAAGAAAAAATTATCGAACAACTTCGCTATGTCATTGACCCTGAATTAGGAATTAACGTCGTCGATTTAGGACTCATTTATGATATTAATATTAATGAAGGAAATGTATTCATTTTGATGACGCTTACCACACCGGGTTGTCCGCTCCACGACTCCATTGTCGGTGGTGTGAAACGAGCTCTGGCAGACATTGAGGGGATTAAAGACATCGATGTACAAATCACGTGGAATCCGCCTTGGACACCGGAGCGAATGAGTGATGAAGCATTGCGGCAATTAGGCCACCGTTAA
- a CDS encoding nitroreductase family protein — protein MDVLTAIDKRREITHFSPDPIPDEVLDKLVKSLYLSPSGNNLPSREFILVTKRETLKALTPTTPYMKWLENAAAAVIIIGNPDLSKYWLQDATLAGGYLWLTAASLGLGAAWGAVYHSEDPEESSRRESFVREQLAIPNHYRVVSIIGLGFPAKEPPAKEMYPLDRVFHREAYKRKE, from the coding sequence ATGGATGTTTTGACAGCGATTGATAAACGCCGAGAGATCACTCACTTCAGTCCGGATCCCATTCCAGATGAAGTATTGGACAAGTTGGTAAAATCTTTATATCTTTCTCCCAGTGGAAATAATCTCCCTTCACGGGAATTTATACTGGTAACCAAACGTGAAACATTGAAGGCATTAACGCCTACGACTCCATATATGAAATGGCTTGAAAATGCAGCGGCGGCTGTTATTATCATCGGAAATCCGGATCTGAGCAAATACTGGCTCCAGGATGCTACACTTGCCGGTGGATATTTGTGGTTGACTGCCGCATCTCTTGGACTTGGCGCTGCCTGGGGAGCCGTGTACCATTCGGAAGATCCGGAAGAATCATCCAGACGTGAAAGTTTTGTGCGTGAACAACTTGCCATCCCCAATCACTATCGGGTGGTTTCCATCATTGGTCTCGGATTCCCCGCCAAAGAACCGCCCGCTAAGGAAATGTATCCATTGGATCGCGTTTTTCACCGTGAGGCATACAAAAGAAAAGAATAG
- a CDS encoding aldo/keto reductase, with protein MQKVILNNGVEMPLLGFGVYQIQNANECEQCVYDAIMAGYRLIDTAASYLNEEAVGKAIKRSGVPREELFITTKLWVQDAGYESTKKAFERSLERLQLDYLDLYLIHQPFGDVYGSWRAMEELYREGKIRAIGVSNFQMDRLVDLIIHNEVIPAVNQVETHPFCQQIESAKLMKEYNVQIESWGPFAEGRNNMFGNEILVSIAEKYNKSVAQVILRWLTQRGVVAIPKSVRKERIIENFNIFDFELSHEDMERIATLDTKKSLFFSHNDPEIVKWISTRKLDI; from the coding sequence ATGCAAAAAGTAATTTTGAACAATGGCGTTGAGATGCCTTTACTCGGCTTTGGTGTTTATCAGATTCAAAATGCAAATGAATGTGAACAATGCGTTTATGACGCTATTATGGCAGGCTATCGTCTGATTGATACCGCTGCCTCTTATCTGAATGAAGAAGCAGTCGGCAAAGCAATCAAGCGGAGTGGTGTTCCAAGAGAGGAATTGTTTATTACCACAAAACTCTGGGTTCAGGATGCCGGTTATGAAAGCACAAAGAAAGCATTCGAAAGATCACTGGAAAGACTGCAATTGGATTATTTGGATTTGTATTTAATTCATCAGCCATTTGGCGATGTATATGGTTCTTGGCGTGCTATGGAGGAATTATACCGTGAGGGAAAAATCAGGGCAATTGGAGTTAGTAACTTCCAGATGGACCGTCTTGTGGATTTGATTATTCATAATGAAGTAATTCCTGCCGTAAACCAGGTTGAAACGCATCCTTTCTGCCAACAAATAGAAAGTGCTAAACTTATGAAAGAGTACAATGTTCAGATAGAGTCCTGGGGACCTTTTGCTGAAGGAAGAAATAACATGTTCGGGAATGAAATTTTAGTATCAATAGCCGAAAAGTATAATAAATCCGTTGCCCAGGTGATTTTGCGATGGTTGACACAAAGAGGAGTCGTTGCAATTCCAAAGTCTGTTCGTAAGGAAAGAATCATCGAAAACTTCAATATCTTTGACTTTGAATTAAGCCATGAGGATATGGAAAGAATTGCTACGTTAGATACGAAAAAAAGCTTGTTCTTTTCACATAACGACCCTGAAATTGTGAAATGGATCAGTACCCGTAAACTAGATATTTAA
- a CDS encoding VOC family protein: protein MTLQLSPYLMMNGNAKEAIKFYEKVLDAKLLFYTTFGEMPENPEFPLPEEAKELVAHALLKVGESDLMFSDVFPGYTSQIGDQVTICITTNDIEKSKQIFESLQQDGQVKMPMQETSFSPAYGIVTDKFGVTFQIYTEGQQEGHQ from the coding sequence ATGACATTACAATTGTCCCCCTATTTAATGATGAACGGAAATGCAAAGGAAGCTATCAAATTTTACGAAAAAGTATTGGATGCGAAACTCCTTTTTTACACAACTTTTGGGGAAATGCCAGAAAATCCCGAATTTCCTTTACCAGAAGAAGCAAAGGAACTTGTGGCACACGCATTGTTAAAGGTTGGCGAATCGGACCTTATGTTTTCAGATGTATTCCCAGGTTATACCAGTCAAATTGGGGATCAAGTTACGATCTGTATTACAACTAACGACATCGAAAAATCAAAACAAATTTTTGAATCCTTGCAGCAAGACGGCCAAGTAAAAATGCCGATGCAGGAAACTTCTTTTAGCCCTGCTTATGGGATTGTAACGGACAAATTCGGTGTAACCTTTCAAATTTACACAGAAGGTCAACAAGAGGGTCATCAATAA
- a CDS encoding DUF2249 domain-containing protein: MILDNRGLEPPQPMMRTLAALETLKDGETLTIINDRRPMFLYEQLDELGYSYETAERNDGSFQITITKG; this comes from the coding sequence ATGATTCTCGATAATCGGGGCTTAGAGCCGCCGCAGCCAATGATGAGAACTTTAGCGGCATTGGAAACATTAAAAGATGGAGAAACACTCACGATCATTAACGACCGGCGGCCAATGTTTTTATACGAACAACTCGACGAACTCGGCTATTCATATGAAACAGCGGAACGCAATGACGGAAGCTTTCAAATTACAATTACAAAGGGATGA
- a CDS encoding DUF2249 domain-containing protein, translating to MGKMIELDVREDLQKKLEPFQKIMNAIQPLEAGDTFILHAPFKPVPLFAVMKAKGFTYEAEKLDKKHWKVTFVKRGE from the coding sequence ATGGGAAAAATGATCGAATTAGATGTTCGCGAAGATTTACAAAAGAAGTTAGAGCCGTTTCAAAAAATCATGAATGCTATTCAGCCGCTCGAAGCGGGAGATACATTTATTTTGCATGCTCCGTTTAAGCCCGTACCCCTATTTGCGGTGATGAAGGCTAAAGGCTTTACGTATGAAGCTGAAAAGCTCGATAAAAAACACTGGAAAGTGACGTTTGTGAAACGGGGGGAATGA
- a CDS encoding SH3 domain-containing protein — MTGTVNTAALIVRSTPSNSGKILGSLKKNQTVMVLRKTGSWYEIQYGKGKGYVYAQYISNVR, encoded by the coding sequence ATGACAGGAACGGTAAATACCGCTGCATTAATTGTCCGTTCCACACCATCGAACTCTGGGAAAATACTTGGATCTTTAAAGAAAAACCAGACTGTAATGGTTCTTCGGAAAACGGGATCCTGGTACGAAATCCAATATGGCAAAGGAAAAGGCTACGTATACGCACAGTACATCTCCAATGTGCGATAA
- a CDS encoding DUF2249 domain-containing protein, which produces MSQFAARIYAPDYEPRDRHPAIFRLFDSLKPGEVMELTNDHDPRPLHYQFMMERENQFTWEYLEEGPEMWRVAIGKK; this is translated from the coding sequence GTGAGCCAATTTGCAGCAAGAATTTACGCACCTGATTATGAACCACGTGATCGACATCCGGCAATTTTCCGCTTATTTGATAGTCTAAAGCCTGGAGAAGTAATGGAACTAACAAATGACCATGATCCTCGTCCTCTTCATTATCAATTTATGATGGAACGGGAAAATCAGTTTACATGGGAGTATTTAGAAGAAGGTCCAGAAATGTGGAGAGTGGCTATTGGGAAGAAATAA
- a CDS encoding cupin domain-containing protein has translation MKKQKLTDFVEYNKERFTKHVIFNEGDSTVFVLNFEPGQSLPAHKHPGANVYLLVLQGQGVFSINQEQIDVVKDDVVFCPGDEEMAFTNNGKTNASLYVMLAKDGKNA, from the coding sequence ATGAAAAAACAAAAGTTAACTGATTTCGTTGAATACAACAAAGAAAGGTTTACAAAACACGTCATTTTCAATGAGGGAGATAGCACGGTCTTTGTTTTGAACTTTGAACCAGGGCAATCACTGCCTGCACATAAACATCCAGGAGCTAATGTATATTTGTTAGTTTTACAAGGACAAGGTGTGTTTTCGATCAATCAAGAACAAATCGATGTCGTAAAAGATGACGTTGTTTTTTGTCCTGGAGACGAAGAGATGGCTTTTACGAATAACGGAAAAACGAATGCCAGCCTTTATGTTATGTTAGCCAAAGATGGAAAAAATGCATAA
- a CDS encoding AraC family transcriptional regulator, whose protein sequence is MSEQIYKQQVELVKLIERHTGRDGSHATAIPSLFFSRYSNVTGPNYGVHKPSLCIVVQGMKEVLLGQERFRYGPADYLVASVNLPITGQVTEASSEVPYLALKLEFTPSQILEVLRDSQIGVDQKENAKRGMYVSQIELSLLDAVSRLVHLLDNPKDIPVLAPLVTKEIIYRVLQGQHGVALGQIAIKGSSAYQISDVIEYIMKNYDRSFKIEELAEIANMSVSSLHRHFKEVTAMSPIRFQKQLRLQEARRILLSESTDAADVAFRVGYESPSQFSREYSRMFGLPPKEDIKRLRENYDQTINA, encoded by the coding sequence ATGTCTGAACAAATCTATAAACAGCAGGTTGAGCTTGTCAAACTTATTGAGCGTCACACAGGTCGGGACGGTTCTCACGCGACTGCTATTCCGTCTTTATTTTTTTCTCGTTACTCTAATGTTACCGGACCAAATTACGGAGTTCACAAGCCTTCCTTATGCATAGTCGTTCAAGGTATGAAGGAAGTATTGCTGGGACAGGAGCGCTTTAGGTACGGACCTGCAGATTATCTTGTTGCATCCGTTAACTTGCCAATTACCGGACAAGTCACTGAAGCCTCTTCCGAAGTTCCTTATTTGGCTCTCAAACTTGAATTTACGCCAAGTCAAATCTTAGAGGTTTTGCGTGATTCTCAAATTGGAGTTGACCAGAAAGAAAATGCTAAGCGAGGTATGTATGTCAGCCAAATAGAGCTATCTCTGTTGGACGCTGTATCCAGATTAGTTCATTTGCTAGACAATCCAAAGGATATTCCGGTACTTGCTCCTCTTGTCACGAAGGAAATCATTTATCGAGTTCTGCAAGGACAACATGGAGTTGCGCTGGGGCAAATTGCAATAAAAGGAAGCTCTGCCTATCAAATCAGTGACGTTATCGAATATATCATGAAAAACTATGATAGGTCTTTTAAGATTGAGGAGCTTGCGGAAATAGCGAATATGAGTGTTTCTTCGCTTCATAGACACTTTAAAGAGGTAACAGCTATGAGTCCTATTAGGTTTCAAAAACAATTGAGACTGCAGGAAGCCCGTCGCATCTTACTATCCGAGTCAACAGATGCCGCTGATGTGGCATTCCGGGTAGGATACGAAAGTCCATCACAATTCAGCCGTGAATATTCCCGCATGTTTGGTTTGCCGCCTAAAGAAGATATAAAGCGCCTGAGGGAGAATTATGACCAAACGATAAACGCATGA